In Methermicoccus shengliensis DSM 18856, a single genomic region encodes these proteins:
- a CDS encoding phosphoglycolate phosphatase, with product MVHIRAIAADIDGTLTDERRRVSPAVLEVVERLDVPVILATGNALCFTRAAALLIGTCGATVSENGAVLSTALDTEPHVLVEKRVCLRGYELLRDHYDMRLLDFEYRKSEVVVARTFDAKEANEIVRSHYPELEVIDTGFAIHIKAASMSKGEGVRRLLELLDWDMGMEHVAAFGDSVSDLSMLEGAGVSVAVANSPPEVKKRATYVARSPYGEGFAEGVAWLEEQGLL from the coding sequence ATGGTCCACATACGAGCCATAGCAGCCGACATCGATGGCACTCTCACGGACGAGCGGCGAAGGGTTTCCCCAGCGGTGCTGGAGGTGGTGGAGCGACTCGACGTTCCCGTGATTTTGGCTACTGGAAATGCGCTGTGCTTCACGAGGGCGGCGGCGCTGCTGATTGGCACGTGTGGGGCCACGGTTAGCGAGAATGGGGCAGTGCTCTCCACCGCGCTGGACACAGAGCCCCACGTGCTCGTGGAAAAGCGGGTGTGCCTCAGGGGTTATGAGTTGCTCAGGGATCACTATGATATGAGGCTCCTGGACTTTGAGTACAGAAAGAGCGAGGTGGTGGTGGCGAGAACGTTCGATGCCAAAGAGGCAAACGAGATTGTGCGCTCCCACTATCCAGAGCTTGAGGTGATAGATACTGGGTTTGCCATCCACATCAAGGCCGCCTCCATGAGCAAGGGTGAGGGCGTCCGCAGGCTGCTCGAGCTGCTTGACTGGGATATGGGCATGGAGCACGTGGCGGCATTTGGGGACTCGGTCAGCGACCTTTCCATGCTGGAGGGGGCGGGCGTCTCGGTGGCGGTGGCGAACTCCCCTCCAGAGGTCAAAAAGAGGGCGACCTATGTGGCGCGCTCGCCGTATGGCGAGGGCTTTGCAGAGGGTGTGGCGTGGCTTGAGGAGCAGGGGTTGCTGTAA
- a CDS encoding DUF2209 family protein yields the protein MACDISGRHVHEGRYLMVCAAVVCEHTPTHVVRVLEIGLSLSTMQPQMSSVCELIRDALSTLSPSFREDVVLLERGELFNVEQWRASSLLERDVRYIESIGERRALEIAHHCALATRELLLRMASH from the coding sequence GTGGCGTGTGATATCTCTGGAAGGCATGTGCACGAAGGTAGATACCTGATGGTGTGTGCCGCAGTGGTGTGTGAGCACACGCCCACCCATGTGGTAAGGGTGCTGGAGATTGGGCTGTCCCTGTCCACTATGCAGCCCCAGATGAGCAGTGTGTGTGAGCTCATACGCGATGCCCTGAGCACACTGTCCCCCTCATTCAGAGAGGATGTGGTGCTGCTGGAGAGGGGGGAGCTCTTCAATGTGGAGCAATGGAGGGCAAGCTCCCTGCTCGAAAGAGATGTGAGGTACATCGAGTCGATAGGGGAAAGGCGGGCGCTGGAGATTGCCCATCACTGCGCTCTGGCAACGAGGGAGCTTTTATTAAGGATGGCCTCGCACTAA
- the nifH gene encoding nitrogenase iron protein, translating to MRQIAIYGKGGIGKSLTCANISAALALMGRRVMQVGCDPKHDSTRLLLGHTCRHTVLDLLREHGPSGIRREDVVHEGFGGVLCVEAGGPEPGVGCAGRGIIATFEVLERLGVYEEGLDYCLYDVLGDVVCGGFAMPIREGYAQEIYIVTSGEPMALYAANNICKGIRRFERTSSARLAGIIANLRGIEHELDIVERFASTMGSRVVGVVPRDAIVQRAERARKTVVEFAPHSQLARTYMALAQRIEHNTQRVVPAPLELDALEQLLEERP from the coding sequence ATGCGGCAGATTGCCATATATGGGAAGGGAGGGATAGGAAAATCACTCACGTGTGCCAACATCTCGGCAGCCCTTGCCCTCATGGGAAGGCGGGTGATGCAGGTGGGTTGCGACCCCAAGCACGACTCCACGAGGCTGCTTTTGGGTCATACGTGCCGACACACCGTGCTCGACCTCCTGCGCGAGCATGGACCCTCGGGCATACGAAGGGAGGATGTGGTGCACGAGGGGTTTGGCGGCGTGCTGTGCGTGGAGGCTGGAGGCCCGGAGCCCGGCGTGGGCTGTGCTGGAAGGGGCATCATCGCCACCTTTGAGGTGCTGGAGAGGCTGGGTGTGTATGAGGAGGGCTTGGACTACTGCCTTTACGATGTGCTGGGGGATGTGGTGTGCGGGGGCTTTGCCATGCCCATAAGGGAGGGCTATGCACAGGAGATATATATCGTCACATCTGGAGAGCCCATGGCTCTTTACGCGGCAAACAACATATGCAAGGGCATCAGGAGGTTCGAGCGGACAAGCTCGGCAAGGCTCGCAGGCATCATAGCCAACCTGAGGGGAATTGAACATGAGCTGGACATCGTGGAGAGGTTTGCCTCGACGATGGGCTCAAGGGTGGTGGGGGTGGTTCCGAGGGATGCGATTGTGCAGCGGGCTGAGAGGGCAAGAAAGACCGTGGTGGAGTTTGCACCCCATTCCCAGCTTGCCCGCACATACATGGCGCTGGCGCAGCGCATAGAGCACAATACCCAGCGGGTGGTTCCAGCACCCCTCGAGCTCGATGCTCTTGAGCAATTGCTCGAGGAAAGGCCTTAG
- a CDS encoding TIM barrel protein: MDRVLFGTAGIPLRVKKRDTELGIAEVAHLGLDALEMEFVRGVKMGEHKAEAVRRAAERHGVVLTAHAPYYINLNSKEDDKQRASIERIVATARIAHLCGGYSIVFHPAYYHGDPPEVVYDVVKRCIIEVLEELGAERGEVWIRPETMGRPTQFGTLDEVLSLSAELDGVLPCIDFSHMHAREGKMNTYEEFAHVLEQVEQVLGAEALKEMHCHVQGIEYTNKGEKNHLNLRESDFDYRALLSAFIDYDIAGVVICESPNIEEDALLLKHTYEELKA; encoded by the coding sequence ATGGATAGAGTACTCTTTGGCACGGCTGGCATTCCCCTGAGGGTAAAAAAGCGGGACACTGAGCTGGGCATAGCCGAGGTGGCACACCTCGGGCTGGATGCGTTGGAGATGGAGTTCGTGCGTGGGGTGAAGATGGGGGAGCATAAGGCAGAGGCGGTGAGGAGGGCAGCAGAGCGACACGGAGTGGTGCTCACAGCCCACGCACCCTACTACATCAACCTGAACTCCAAGGAGGATGACAAGCAGAGGGCAAGCATCGAGCGCATCGTTGCCACCGCCCGCATCGCCCACCTGTGTGGGGGCTACAGCATAGTGTTTCACCCAGCCTACTACCACGGTGACCCCCCAGAGGTGGTGTACGATGTGGTAAAACGGTGCATCATCGAGGTGCTGGAGGAGCTTGGAGCGGAAAGGGGAGAGGTGTGGATAAGGCCCGAGACGATGGGAAGGCCCACACAGTTTGGCACGCTGGACGAGGTGCTCTCGCTCTCCGCAGAGCTGGATGGCGTGCTTCCATGCATAGACTTCTCCCACATGCATGCACGGGAGGGCAAAATGAACACCTATGAGGAGTTTGCCCATGTGCTCGAGCAGGTGGAGCAGGTGCTGGGAGCCGAGGCGCTAAAGGAGATGCACTGCCATGTGCAGGGCATAGAGTACACCAACAAAGGTGAGAAGAATCACCTGAACCTGCGGGAATCGGACTTCGACTATCGTGCGCTGCTCTCGGCATTCATCGACTATGACATCGCTGGAGTGGTGATATGTGAGAGCCCAAACATCGAAGAGGATGCCCTGTTGCTCAAGCATACCTACGAGGAACTAAAGGCCTAA
- a CDS encoding GMP synthase subunit A, giving the protein MSELHVIVVSNLGQFNHLIHRALRDIEVLGEVFIEPELVENTLSLHEMRSLEPDALIIGGGPDIEKSGNCIQYIQQMDVPMLGICLGHQLMALAHGGKVGRGRQGGYASVEVEVLAEDDILRGTAPRIRVWTSHMDEVFELPPSFERLARSSICEIEAMRHTTKPLYGVQWHPEVSHTEKGELVLRNFLEVCAAHKSAQSRRP; this is encoded by the coding sequence ATGAGCGAACTGCACGTCATAGTGGTGAGTAATCTGGGACAGTTCAACCACCTCATCCACCGAGCCCTTCGGGACATCGAGGTGCTCGGGGAGGTGTTCATAGAGCCAGAGCTCGTGGAGAATACACTCTCCCTGCACGAGATGCGCTCTCTGGAACCCGACGCCCTCATAATCGGAGGGGGCCCAGACATCGAGAAGAGCGGAAACTGCATCCAGTACATTCAGCAGATGGACGTCCCCATGCTGGGCATATGTCTCGGGCACCAGCTCATGGCGCTGGCCCATGGCGGAAAGGTCGGGAGGGGAAGGCAGGGAGGGTATGCCAGTGTGGAGGTAGAGGTGCTGGCAGAGGATGACATACTGAGGGGCACGGCGCCTCGCATCAGGGTGTGGACATCCCACATGGACGAGGTGTTTGAGCTTCCACCATCCTTCGAGAGGCTCGCCCGCTCGAGCATATGTGAGATAGAGGCAATGCGACATACCACAAAGCCCCTCTATGGTGTGCAGTGGCACCCCGAGGTCTCGCACACCGAAAAGGGGGAGCTGGTGCTCAGAAACTTCCTCGAGGTGTGTGCAGCCCACAAGTCTGCCCAATCTCGGCGCCCCTGA
- the tpiA gene encoding triose-phosphate isomerase codes for MKPIIIVNFKTYLEATGERALKLAEVCARVSEESGLSIVAAPQSADLHRVAQLTRAYAQHMDPITPGSHTGWMLPHALKQAGATGTLINHSERRLTLADIDACVHMARELELTSVVCTNNIATTRAAAALEPDYVAVEPPELIGTGIAVSRADPEVISGSVDAVRRVNPKVRVLCGAGISNADDLVAAIELGAHGVLLASGIVKAPDQEEALRALVSKV; via the coding sequence ATGAAGCCCATAATAATCGTGAACTTCAAGACATACCTCGAGGCCACGGGCGAGCGTGCCCTGAAGCTTGCGGAGGTGTGTGCCAGGGTGAGTGAGGAGAGCGGGCTCTCAATCGTCGCTGCTCCCCAGAGTGCAGACCTACACAGAGTGGCCCAGCTCACGAGGGCGTATGCACAGCACATGGACCCCATCACACCGGGAAGCCACACTGGATGGATGCTCCCCCATGCACTCAAGCAGGCAGGGGCCACTGGCACCCTAATCAACCACTCCGAGCGGAGGCTCACGCTTGCAGATATCGACGCCTGTGTGCACATGGCGAGGGAGCTCGAGCTTACGAGCGTGGTGTGCACCAACAACATCGCCACCACGAGGGCAGCGGCAGCACTCGAGCCCGACTACGTGGCCGTGGAGCCCCCAGAGCTCATAGGCACGGGTATAGCGGTATCCCGGGCTGACCCAGAGGTGATATCTGGCTCGGTGGATGCCGTGAGGAGGGTGAACCCGAAAGTGAGAGTGCTGTGTGGTGCGGGCATAAGCAACGCAGATGACCTCGTGGCTGCCATCGAGCTTGGTGCCCACGGCGTGCTGCTCGCAAGCGGCATCGTGAAGGCACCAGACCAGGAAGAGGCTTTGAGGGCACTTGTGAGCAAGGTGTGA
- a CDS encoding 30S ribosomal protein S15: protein MARMYAKRKGKSRSKPPHRTEPPEWVMYSAEEVEKLVLQLWADGMSTSKIGIVLRDQYGVPDVSLVCGKKIMRIIEEAGLAPSIPEDLRNLIEKAVRLRKHLELNKKDLHNRRSLQLCESKIRRLARYYKREGKLPKDWTYSPETAEILITR, encoded by the coding sequence ATGGCAAGGATGTATGCAAAGAGAAAGGGAAAGTCACGCTCTAAACCCCCCCACAGGACAGAACCCCCCGAGTGGGTTATGTACTCCGCCGAGGAGGTGGAAAAGCTCGTGCTCCAGCTGTGGGCCGATGGCATGTCCACGAGCAAGATTGGCATAGTCCTCAGGGACCAGTACGGCGTGCCAGACGTATCGCTGGTGTGCGGAAAAAAGATTATGAGAATCATCGAGGAGGCTGGGCTCGCCCCTTCCATCCCAGAGGACCTAAGAAATCTCATAGAGAAGGCTGTGAGGCTCAGAAAGCACCTCGAACTCAACAAAAAGGACCTCCACAACAGACGCTCGCTCCAGCTCTGCGAGTCCAAAATTCGCAGGCTTGCACGCTATTACAAGCGTGAGGGCAAGCTTCCCAAGGACTGGACATACAGCCCAGAGACCGCCGAGATCCTCATAACCAGATGA
- a CDS encoding preprotein translocase subunit SecD produces the protein MRRDHPLRDMRVLLLIAALLISLFAIHPHVGDDGRLATNLKYGLDLAGGSTLQLQVEGVVVGIDASRDQMVSYIVSNITSSEPTIVNSADATVVLRAISSLPPSQIESELRAYGLDATVSGSGTSRIITVNADAPTVIAAYLTQTTKSEVVPFKEGDEIRYEIRKLYTLEELNALLAPAGARIATVNGNYVYRVGVTKPTIELTKRVLDEKLNGLGLKDITIRTVGTQYILVDMAGEENLTRAERIATTPGKFEVKFLLDDDRYVFVLDGSDIESVGQVRDDPQMGWGVDFRIDRDAADRLRNIAIEYGILDDPEAHPLVMFLDDREVFNGTLSPGLVETLRLEAVRSLTATTGAGGEEAARELQIHLRVGALPVKVSVLGAGQVPASLGEQFRIQAVIAGLLALLAVSAAVYFRYRQKKILLPMLGTSLSELIMILGFTALINRQLDLAAIGGIIVAIGTGVDHLVIITDEVLYEGRMPSTKVYLTRLGKAFSIIFMAAATTIIAMSSLFLIAFGALKGFALTTIIGVLVGVLIARPAYGRIIKDLIR, from the coding sequence ATGAGACGAGACCACCCCTTGAGGGACATGCGGGTGCTGCTGCTCATAGCTGCGCTGCTGATATCTCTCTTTGCCATCCACCCTCATGTGGGCGATGATGGCAGGCTTGCCACCAACCTCAAATACGGACTCGACCTCGCGGGTGGCTCGACGCTGCAGCTTCAGGTGGAGGGTGTGGTGGTGGGTATAGATGCCAGTCGGGACCAGATGGTGAGCTACATAGTGAGCAACATCACCTCCTCAGAGCCCACCATCGTGAACTCAGCAGACGCGACCGTGGTGCTGCGCGCCATCAGCTCTCTTCCCCCCTCACAGATTGAGAGCGAGCTCAGGGCATATGGTCTGGATGCCACTGTCAGTGGCTCAGGTACCTCTCGCATCATCACGGTGAATGCCGATGCACCAACGGTGATAGCTGCCTATCTGACCCAGACCACGAAGTCCGAGGTGGTGCCCTTCAAGGAGGGCGATGAGATACGGTATGAGATAAGAAAGCTGTATACCTTAGAGGAGCTCAATGCATTGCTTGCGCCAGCGGGAGCGAGGATAGCCACCGTGAATGGGAACTACGTGTACAGGGTGGGCGTCACCAAGCCCACGATAGAGCTCACCAAGAGGGTGCTCGACGAGAAGCTCAATGGGCTCGGCTTAAAGGACATCACGATTCGGACAGTGGGTACACAGTACATCCTCGTGGACATGGCTGGGGAGGAGAACCTGACACGTGCCGAGAGGATTGCCACCACCCCAGGTAAGTTCGAGGTGAAGTTCCTTCTCGATGATGACAGGTATGTGTTTGTGCTGGATGGCTCTGACATCGAGTCCGTGGGGCAGGTGAGGGATGACCCCCAGATGGGATGGGGAGTGGACTTCAGAATAGACAGGGATGCCGCCGACAGGCTCAGGAACATCGCGATAGAGTATGGGATACTGGACGACCCCGAGGCACATCCCCTCGTGATGTTCCTCGATGATAGGGAGGTGTTCAACGGCACGCTGAGCCCTGGGCTGGTGGAGACGCTGAGGCTCGAGGCGGTGAGAAGCCTCACGGCCACCACAGGGGCTGGTGGAGAGGAGGCTGCGAGGGAGCTACAGATTCATCTCAGGGTTGGGGCTCTGCCCGTCAAGGTCTCGGTGCTTGGCGCAGGGCAGGTACCGGCCTCGCTGGGGGAGCAGTTCAGGATACAGGCAGTCATTGCAGGGCTTTTGGCACTCTTGGCGGTGAGTGCTGCGGTGTATTTCAGGTACAGGCAGAAGAAAATCCTGCTTCCCATGCTGGGCACGTCGCTGAGTGAGCTCATCATGATCCTCGGGTTTACCGCCCTCATCAACCGCCAGCTCGACCTTGCTGCCATAGGGGGCATCATCGTTGCCATAGGCACTGGGGTCGACCATCTCGTAATAATCACCGATGAGGTGCTCTATGAGGGCAGGATGCCCTCCACTAAGGTGTACCTAACAAGGCTTGGAAAGGCGTTTAGCATCATCTTCATGGCTGCAGCCACCACCATAATCGCCATGTCCTCGCTGTTCCTGATTGCCTTTGGAGCCCTCAAGGGCTTTGCCCTCACAACAATCATCGGAGTGCTCGTGGGCGTGCTCATAGCAAGACCTGCATATGGACGCATCATCAAGGACCTGATACGATAG
- the hflX gene encoding GTPase HflX yields MSPQKGKRVVLVLRSEPSPQERQKEDYRLKELKLLATSAGYTVARTFTQVRHWDRRYQIGYGKVRDIAEYIADEHVDKVIFYNRLSTLQLFNLSKLLGTDTMDRFHLILEIFAKRAKTRVAKLQVELASLSYELPKAREKVALSKRREHPGFMGFGNYEDSYEQDIRRRMAKLREELARYAAKQHERRTRDTRKGLLRVALCGYTNAGKSTLLNALAGGEYAVAANQLFTTLSPTTRKVKVGRRKVLITDTVGFIEDLPHFMIEAFRSTFSEIYEADLVLLVVDASEDASSIRRKLATSHATLFEDIADAPIITVFNKMDRVEEFDPHAFRELAPNPVMVSAKEGAGLDELREAIDRMLPRWREHMVELPMCPSSMSRLSMLYERGVVEEARFDDSIKIRFRACDEVASKIRKVGHG; encoded by the coding sequence GTGAGTCCACAAAAGGGTAAAAGGGTAGTCTTGGTGCTTCGAAGCGAGCCCAGCCCGCAGGAAAGGCAGAAGGAGGACTACAGGCTCAAGGAACTGAAGCTACTCGCCACATCTGCTGGATATACTGTGGCTAGAACGTTCACCCAAGTGAGACACTGGGACAGAAGATACCAGATTGGTTATGGGAAGGTGCGCGACATAGCCGAGTATATAGCAGATGAGCACGTGGACAAGGTGATATTCTACAACAGGCTTTCCACACTGCAGCTGTTCAACCTCTCAAAGCTGCTGGGTACCGACACGATGGACAGGTTCCACCTAATCCTCGAGATATTTGCCAAGAGGGCGAAGACGAGGGTGGCAAAGCTGCAGGTGGAGCTCGCCTCGTTGAGCTATGAGCTTCCAAAGGCAAGGGAGAAGGTTGCCCTCTCCAAGAGAAGGGAGCATCCGGGATTCATGGGCTTTGGAAACTACGAGGACTCGTATGAGCAGGACATCCGAAGGAGGATGGCAAAGCTCAGGGAAGAGCTTGCAAGGTATGCTGCCAAACAGCACGAGAGGCGCACGCGGGACACCCGAAAGGGGCTACTGCGGGTGGCATTGTGCGGATATACCAATGCCGGCAAGAGCACGCTGCTGAACGCTCTGGCAGGAGGGGAATATGCAGTGGCAGCCAACCAGCTGTTCACCACCCTGTCCCCCACCACGAGGAAAGTGAAGGTGGGCAGAAGAAAGGTGCTCATCACAGACACCGTGGGGTTCATCGAAGACCTGCCCCACTTCATGATAGAGGCGTTTCGCTCCACCTTCTCTGAGATATACGAGGCTGACCTCGTGCTGCTGGTGGTGGATGCGAGCGAGGATGCTTCCTCGATACGCAGAAAGCTCGCCACTTCCCACGCCACCCTGTTCGAGGACATTGCCGACGCCCCCATCATCACGGTGTTCAACAAGATGGACAGGGTGGAGGAATTCGACCCCCATGCATTCAGGGAGCTTGCCCCAAACCCAGTGATGGTCTCGGCAAAGGAGGGTGCTGGGCTCGATGAGCTGAGAGAGGCAATCGACCGCATGCTTCCCCGCTGGCGGGAGCACATGGTGGAGCTGCCCATGTGTCCCTCCTCGATGTCTCGGCTCTCCATGCTCTATGAGCGCGGGGTGGTGGAGGAGGCAAGGTTCGATGATAGTATAAAGATAAGGTTCAGGGCATGCGATGAGGTTGCCTCAAAGATACGGAAGGTAGGGCATGGATAG
- the radA gene encoding DNA repair and recombination protein RadA, translated as MASELEDIQGVGPSKAEKLREAGYTSVEAIAVASPSEIAAAVPDIGEGAAAKIIKAARELADIGGFETGDVVFERRQKVGKLTTGSSALDAILGGGVETQAITEFHGEFGSGKTQLAHQLAVNAQLPKELGGLEGSVVIIDTENTFRPERITQMVEGLKERYAESYSELELDPRQYLRHIHVARAYNSNHQILLVDSAMRLAESLKESEMPVRLLVVDSLTAHFRAEYVGRGTLADRQQKLNRHLHDLLRFADLHDAVIVVTNQMMSRPEVFYGDPNKPVGGHVLAHTATFRIYLRKSKDNHRIARLIDSPSLPEGEATFRVGTHGISD; from the coding sequence ATGGCAAGTGAGCTTGAGGATATACAGGGGGTTGGCCCCAGCAAGGCTGAGAAGCTGAGGGAGGCTGGCTACACCTCTGTGGAGGCAATCGCCGTGGCCTCTCCATCTGAGATTGCGGCTGCCGTGCCCGACATCGGAGAGGGGGCAGCAGCCAAAATCATCAAGGCGGCAAGGGAGCTTGCCGATATAGGGGGCTTTGAGACTGGGGATGTGGTGTTTGAGCGAAGGCAGAAGGTGGGCAAGCTGACCACTGGCAGCTCGGCACTGGACGCCATCCTCGGCGGCGGCGTGGAGACGCAGGCGATTACGGAGTTTCATGGGGAGTTCGGCTCTGGAAAGACGCAGCTCGCCCACCAGCTCGCAGTGAATGCGCAGCTTCCAAAGGAGCTTGGAGGGCTGGAGGGCTCAGTGGTCATCATAGACACGGAGAACACCTTCAGGCCAGAGCGCATCACCCAGATGGTGGAGGGGCTTAAAGAAAGGTATGCTGAAAGCTATTCAGAGCTCGAGTTGGACCCAAGGCAGTATCTCAGGCACATCCATGTGGCGAGGGCGTACAACTCGAACCACCAGATTCTGCTGGTGGACAGCGCGATGAGGCTCGCGGAGAGCTTAAAGGAGAGTGAGATGCCCGTAAGGCTGCTGGTGGTGGATTCCCTCACGGCCCACTTTAGAGCCGAGTATGTGGGCAGGGGCACGCTGGCAGACAGACAGCAGAAGCTCAACCGCCACCTTCACGACCTTCTTCGCTTTGCAGACCTTCACGATGCAGTCATTGTGGTGACCAACCAGATGATGTCCAGGCCAGAGGTGTTCTATGGAGACCCCAACAAGCCGGTGGGGGGGCACGTGCTCGCCCATACCGCAACGTTTAGGATATATCTCAGGAAGAGCAAGGACAATCACCGCATCGCCCGCTTGATAGACTCCCCCAGTCTTCCAGAGGGCGAAGCCACGTTCAGGGTGGGCACCCACGGCATCAGCGATTAG
- a CDS encoding DHHA1 domain-containing protein yields the protein MSIEQLDELAGRAAKRILDSSDVRLVSHNDADGIASAGIIAHVLLRAGIPFVCSIVPRLNEAAVERISSQSCELTVLCDMGSGQPELVERLGEAVVLDHHYPRGDGSALEDSALEVNPHHVGIEGSFELCAAGVCYLVARRASQMGGWKHEDLVGLALAGIVGDKQRIQGPNLAIVEEGIKSGYLVPSRGLKVPDYPVEELFMRCYEPYLDITGDEEACHNFAAGLGLEGKRVDELSEEEGRRLADAVALKLLKGAHPTIVEVLVGEFYRAPAELVPNTIELADLIGACGKLDRAGLGVALCLRDRSVLEEARGVLAAHQERVLEEIKRVEGAMREMKWLRWAAAENLVATGVVSSTLLRYRYPPDKPLVLLNLRDSEVRVSARGTRAMVHAGLDLSSALSEAAESVGGKGGGHAVAAGAEIPKGTEQRFIERVHTIVQQQLEGKTA from the coding sequence ATGAGCATTGAACAGCTCGATGAGCTGGCAGGGCGCGCAGCAAAGCGCATCCTCGATAGTAGTGATGTGAGGCTGGTCTCCCACAACGACGCCGATGGTATCGCCTCGGCCGGTATCATCGCCCATGTGCTGCTGAGAGCTGGCATACCATTCGTGTGCTCCATAGTGCCAAGACTCAACGAGGCAGCCGTTGAACGTATCAGCTCACAGAGCTGTGAGCTTACCGTGCTGTGCGACATGGGAAGTGGACAGCCAGAGCTCGTGGAGCGGCTGGGCGAAGCCGTGGTGCTCGACCATCACTACCCAAGAGGAGATGGCAGTGCGCTGGAGGACAGTGCACTGGAGGTAAATCCCCATCATGTGGGAATAGAGGGGAGCTTTGAGCTGTGCGCCGCTGGAGTGTGCTACCTCGTGGCAAGACGGGCATCCCAGATGGGTGGCTGGAAACACGAGGACCTCGTGGGGCTCGCACTTGCGGGCATCGTGGGGGATAAGCAGCGCATCCAAGGACCAAATCTCGCAATCGTGGAGGAGGGCATAAAAAGCGGGTATCTTGTACCCTCGAGAGGTCTAAAGGTGCCAGACTACCCGGTAGAAGAGCTTTTCATGAGGTGCTATGAACCCTACCTCGACATCACCGGGGATGAGGAGGCCTGCCACAACTTTGCTGCGGGACTCGGGCTCGAGGGAAAGAGGGTGGACGAGCTGAGCGAAGAAGAGGGCAGAAGGCTCGCAGACGCGGTTGCTCTGAAGCTTCTGAAGGGTGCCCATCCCACCATCGTGGAGGTGCTGGTGGGAGAGTTCTACAGGGCACCCGCAGAGCTCGTGCCAAACACAATAGAGCTTGCCGACCTCATCGGTGCGTGTGGCAAGCTGGACAGAGCAGGGCTCGGAGTTGCTCTGTGCCTGAGGGACAGAAGTGTGCTGGAAGAGGCAAGAGGGGTGCTCGCAGCCCACCAGGAGAGGGTGCTCGAGGAGATAAAGAGGGTGGAGGGGGCGATGAGAGAGATGAAGTGGCTCAGGTGGGCAGCCGCAGAGAACCTCGTGGCCACGGGGGTGGTGTCCAGCACGCTGCTTCGGTACAGATACCCTCCAGACAAACCCCTCGTGCTGCTCAACCTGCGGGACTCCGAGGTCAGGGTGTCTGCAAGGGGCACCAGAGCGATGGTGCACGCCGGGCTTGACCTATCATCGGCCCTCTCAGAGGCTGCCGAGTCTGTGGGTGGCAAGGGAGGAGGGCATGCGGTGGCGGCAGGTGCCGAGATTCCAAAGGGCACCGAGCAGCGTTTTATAGAGAGAGTGCACACCATAGTGCAGCAACAGCTCGAGGGAAAAACGGCATGA
- a CDS encoding protein translocase subunit SecF has translation MHIDGLLRYHFERLGTRKMLAIPLAVLLMALAVLGANTLITGSPITLGYEFVGGTVISFVSEQTPAELMAEFSEYGPVDARAFGERKLMEFPPLDRETTEKLRADISAKYSDVSISFTSPVYGRELQLQAVKGVLVAFLGMAVLVFLFFRTFVPSLAVVLSAFSDIVIAAALMDVAGIKLSLATVAALLMLIGYSVDSDILLTERVLKRKGELSEKIVKAMGTGLTMTITSLCAVLVLFIVSSYSYVFASTFSRIDILADIAVVLAFGLLADIMNTWMLNAAILKWYVQRRGRR, from the coding sequence ATGCACATCGATGGCCTGCTGAGGTACCATTTTGAGCGGCTTGGAACGAGAAAGATGCTGGCAATCCCCTTGGCAGTTCTGCTCATGGCCCTTGCAGTACTCGGGGCAAACACACTCATCACGGGCTCACCCATAACACTGGGCTATGAGTTCGTGGGGGGCACGGTGATATCCTTTGTGAGCGAGCAAACGCCTGCGGAGCTGATGGCAGAGTTCTCTGAGTATGGTCCGGTTGATGCCCGCGCGTTCGGGGAGCGAAAGCTCATGGAGTTTCCACCTCTCGATAGGGAGACCACCGAGAAGCTGAGGGCGGACATCTCTGCCAAATACAGTGATGTGAGTATAAGCTTCACATCTCCCGTGTATGGAAGGGAGCTGCAGCTTCAGGCAGTAAAGGGCGTGCTCGTTGCCTTCTTGGGGATGGCTGTGCTCGTATTTCTGTTCTTTCGCACCTTCGTCCCCTCCCTTGCAGTGGTGCTCTCGGCGTTCTCGGATATAGTGATAGCAGCAGCCCTGATGGATGTGGCGGGCATCAAGCTCTCTCTCGCCACTGTCGCTGCGCTGCTAATGCTCATAGGATACTCGGTGGACAGCGACATCCTGCTCACCGAGAGGGTGCTCAAGAGGAAGGGGGAGCTCTCAGAGAAGATTGTAAAGGCGATGGGCACTGGGCTGACCATGACCATCACCTCGCTGTGTGCCGTGCTCGTGCTGTTCATTGTGTCCTCATATTCTTACGTATTCGCCTCCACTTTTTCTCGCATAGACATACTCGCTGATATAGCCGTGGTGCTCGCCTTTGGGCTGCTCGCAGACATCATGAACACGTGGATGCTCAACGCCGCCATCCTGAAGTGGTATGTACAGAGGAGGGGAAGAAGATGA